Proteins encoded in a region of the Trichosurus vulpecula isolate mTriVul1 chromosome 9, mTriVul1.pri, whole genome shotgun sequence genome:
- the LOC118830561 gene encoding GTPase HRas-like — MQTYKVVVMGSCSVGKSALTIQLVKNCFVFNYDPTVEDSYCTQLVVDGETCQLDIIDNTGNKEHQAWRHQFMHHGEGFLCVYAVDDIKSFVDVNICDQLHKMKDADHVPFVFTANKTDLTDGLVTQVLGQEVARSFKVPFVETSAKTQKGVEQAFQELVREM; from the coding sequence atgcaGACGTACAAGGTGGTGGTGATGGGCAGCTGTAGTGTGGGCAAGAGTGCACTGACCATCCAGCTGGTCAAGAACTGCTTTGTGTTCAACTATGATCCCACCGTTGAAGACTCCTACTGTACCCAGTTGGTGGTGGATGGTGAGACCTGCCAGCTGGACATCATAGACAACACAGGCAACaaggagcaccaggcctggcgCCATCAGTTCATGCACCATGGGGAGGGCTTCCTCTGTGTGTACGCAGTGGACGACATCAAGTCCTTTGTGGATGTGAACATCTGTGACCAACTGCATAAGATGAAGGACGCTGACCATGTACCCTTTGTCTTCACGGCCAATAAGACCGACCTGACCGATGGCCTGGTGACCCAGGTGCTGGGCCAGGAAGTGGCCAGGAGCTTCAAGGTCCCCTTCGTGGAGACCTCGGCCAAGACTCAGAAGGGTGTGGAGCAGGCCTTCCAGGAGCTGGTACGAGAGATGTAG